The sequence below is a genomic window from Draconibacterium halophilum.
GTGCCGATTAGTGAGAAAACGAATCTGCGATTGGGGCTAAAAGGTGGGTTTACCAATTATTCAAATAATTTAAATGAATATGGTACTGTTGATCCGGGTGATCCTAACTTTGTTGGAGAAATAAAAAATGCCTTCAAACCTAATTTCGGAGTTGGTGCTTTCTTATACAGTAAAAGAGCTTTTGTTGGATTTTCGATTCCAAAACTGGTAAGTACCAAATTCGAAAACGACATGGAAACGTTTTCGGTAGAAGGCGAATTGAGACATTACTTCCTGATTGCAGGAGCGGTATTCGACCTTGGTGAGAACTTAAAGTTTAAACCTACTGCTTTTACAAAAGCCTCGTTTACTTCTGAAACCGGAACTCCTGTTCAGTTCGACCTAACAGGAAACTTCCTGATTAAAGAAAGACTGTGGTTAGGAGCCATGTGGCGATCGGGCGATTCTTACGGATTTATTGCGCAGTTCCTTTTTGCCGATAAACTTCGATTGGGCTATGCCATTGATTTTTCAACATCAAACCTGAAAAATTACAACAATGGGACTCACGAAGTAATGATCTCTTACGAGTTAAGATTTAAGAAAGAAAAAGTTGTATCGCCTAGATACTTCTAGAAAAATATTTTGATGTTGTGTTTAAAACCCGAGTCGCAACTTTCTTTGTTGTGGCTTGGGTTTTGTTTTTTTATGATCTTCAACCAAATCATCAATAAAACAATATGCACGAAAGATACATAGTTTTTAAATTTCGAATGAACTTAGAAAATACGAAATACAATTGGGAAGAAGAGAAGTCCCAAAACAGGAAGAACGGTTCATTTAACTTCTCGCAATTAACCTGAGGGTTCAAGCGTAAAACGTACCATATAAAATGAAATTTTTAGAAAAAAGAGCTGCAATAATCCCGAATATCTGAGAATAAGATATTAACCACTACCAAAAAATAAAAATCGCAATCTCCAACTCCTTATACAACCATTAGCAATTTTCTTGATTGCATACCATTCATAACAGATCTAATCAATCCGATTATCGATTTTAGATCAACTGCACACTTTTGTCCCATTTTGAGACCAAACCAATCCTTTCCCCAATCGACTATATGCCTGAACTACTGAACATTAGGTCACGCGGCACAACTATTGATATAATTCTATCAAACGTACTAAACAAAACAATACAGAGTTATGGATGGATTCAATCAAAAAATATTATTTGGATAATATATTTTTTAGTCATAATTTGTGTGACGAAATGTAAATATTTTGAAATTTAAAGAAGGTAAAAAATAAGGGGTTATTTAGTTTCTTTCCGAAAATTTCAATCTAGATTTTTTAACCAAACGGACAATAGATGCAATTCAATTGTATTTAAACTCCATGCTTTTAGGTGCTCTAATAATTAGAGACATACTTGTAAATGCTTAATACATACAATATGAAAACATTTTTACCCAAGCTTAAAATTTCGCAAACCTTATTACTCGTAATAGGTTTTGTATTATTTATTCCTACAGTCAATTATGCTCAGGTGGATACAACCACTCAAATAGTAGATCAGTTTTTTGACTATGATCAGTTAGGAGGTCCGGTTTATATTGGAGAAGTAGAACCATTTACTTTACCAGCGGATAACACGCTAATGAAATCGGCAATGATAAAAACCAGTCCGATTTTATTAAAATCGACAGTGCATACAGAACTGGAATGGCCTGATCCTGGTTCGGTTCATATTGAAAAATATGCCACACCAACGGGAACGGAAGGTCGTTGGAAGATTACGGTTAAAGTTGAAGGGAAAAATATACCTACTACTACTGATGTTGTTTTAGTAATTGACGATTCGGGTAGCATGGGAACCACCAAAATGAACGCGGCAAAAAATGCCGCAAGCGATTTTGTTGATGAATTATTAACGGGAACCACGGGAATAAGAATTGCGGTTGTAACAATTAATGGAGGCTCGGCAGGTTCGGGAACACCAGAAGTTGACCAAGGTTTTACCAGCAATATTGGATATCTGCAAGGAGCTATTGATGACATTGATTCAGATGGTGGAACAAACTTACAAGGTGGTTTTTACGCTGCAAAACAATTGGTTGCTTCAAGTACTGCCGATAAACAAGTTGTTATTTTACTTTCTGATGGAGTTCCTACATATAGTTATCAATCAAATGTTACTTCTTCTGTTACGCCTGTGTTAACACAGTGTTGGCCGCCAGAATGGGATTATACACCTGACGAAATTGAAGATAATTACTTGTTTGTTAATTCAAGTAATTATAACAATGTAGTTGGGTCAGGAGGAGACTTCGATTTTACACTTTTTTCAGTACAGGAACAATGCTACAATGGTGGTTGGAGAACAAGAACATTCAGTGCCGGAAACCATGGCATACCAACTAAATATGAAGCTGCCTTAGTTATGGCAAATGCAGATGTTTATACCATCGGTTTTGATGTTCCTTCTAATGGCGATGCAGAGGATGTATTGATGGGGTCACAAAACAAAGGCTATTTTCCGGCCAACAGTGGTAACATAAGTAACATTTACTCAGAGATACGCTCCAACATTTCGTTTGCAGCAAGCAACTCAATTCTTACCGACCCCATGAGTACCTATATTGTTTTGGAAGCAGGCGGTGCTCCTACCTATACACAACTTCCTACCACAACTGGTGATGTTGTTGTTACCAAAGGATCAGTAACCGCAACACAAAATGGATATGTTTTAAATGATCCGGATAATCCTGCAAGTGGCAACAGTAGCATTATTAAATGGCAGCTAGCCTGGAACATTGGTACTGTTTCGGAACAAGGCGACAGCATGTATTACTATGTAAACATGGCGCCAAATACCGATCCTACTATCTTATATCCAGCCAATGATAAAACATACCTGGACTATACTGATGTTAATGAAGACCCCAATGCTCATCAGGAAACAGAAGGCGACTTCTCCGTACCTTGGGTAAGTGGTGGTAAAGGATCGATTGAAATACATTATTATCTTGTTAATTCGTCGGGGCAACCAATCAGCAGCAACGGAACAGTGGTTACCGACCCAAAATTTGCCTATCAAATTCCCCAAAGCGGAAGTTCAAGTAGTCTGTTTAACGATGGTAGTGGAACCGCATTAGACGTGAATCAAAGTTATTCAGTAGCTCCACAAACGCCCTTAAACTCTTCAAATGGTACAACTTATGTTGTTCATAGTAATTATAATACATCTCAAAACATTACACTTACGTCATCAGAACCAAACAAAGATGCTTGGTTTGGATATACAATTGGTTGCATTGGAACAGTTAATGCCACTTATACATCGACTTGCGTTGGTTCTCCATTACAGTTAACTGCAACCACTACAAATATTACTGATGGAACATATTCGTGGACAGGACCTGATGGTTTCACATCAGACCAACAGAACCCAATCGTTCCCGCAGGGGTTGCAGGAACATATTCGGTAGGCATTGAATACAATAATGGAAATTGCACCATAAGTGATGATGTTGTTGTTACACTCGAAGAAGGTCCTGCAGTATCGATAGAAGGTGATGTGCATGTTTGTGCAGGTAGTGACATCAATCTTTATGAAGTTGGCGGGGAAGCCACCTCATGGTCATGGACTGGGCCTAACGGTTATACTTCTACTGATTCTACACCAACATTTGCAACTACTACATCCGATAATTTTAGTGGATTTTTTGTTGTTACTGCCAGCAATGGAACCTGTACAACGAAGGATTCTATTCAGGTAATTGTAACCAACAGTGTTATTTCAAAAACAGGGTGTCCAACAGACATTGTTGAATGTGCAGACGAAATTGTTGACAATAATCTTGTAAAATATATTGAGTGGCAAACTCCTAATTTTGGATTAAACTGTTTAGGAGGCGAATCGGGCAATTACAGTTTTGTGATGGAATTTGGTCTTCCTGAGGTTAAATGGGCATGCTGGGAATTTAACTCAGTGCAACGTGTTGGGAACAACTCAGGAGTTGTAAATCTTTGGCAGTCAAATGGAACAGGAGATCCTTACATATTAAGTCCAACAGTATATCTGGAACCAGGACTTGACGTTTTCATGGATATTTATGCGCCAACGGGAGAAAATTTTGATTGGACCTTGATTTTAGTAGATGAAACCAATCAGGAACATGTTGTGAACTCAACCCCTATTACTGGAGATAATACCACAAAGAATTATTCGATTTCAATACCAAATACTTTTGTTGATGGAGCATACAAACTAAAATTTAAATTTTCTGAAAACGGAAGTGGTGAACCAAAGAAAAGTGTGGTTGACAATATTTATTTTGATGCAATTATACTTGATAATGCAGGCTGTGAAGGTGGAATAGAATTTATTGTAGAAGGCCCACGACCTGGATACTTTCCAATAATTAATGATTCAACGTTAACATATACTGCTACTTATACTCCATCGAGTGGAGATCCCATCGTTGAAACTTGCAGTTTTAAAGTTACCGTTGAAGGTATTGATGCATCCTCAAGTTCGACTGATGCAAAATGTGGAGAAGACAATGGAACAATTACAATTAATGCTACTCCTTATTCATCAAGTCCCAATTTAGAGTATTCATTAAACGGTGGAATCTGGACTTCTTTTTCAGGAACCAATACCACGATTGAAGACTTGGCTCCCGGTAATTATACAATTAACGTTAGGGACATTTCTACTGCAGGAAATTGCGAACTCCTTTCTCTTTTAAATGAAGAAATTGAGGCTTTACCTCAAACAGATGTAACAATTGGCGAATTTGGACCATATTGTTCGGATGCTCCAAGTATTACACTAAACGGACAGCCCGCAGGTGGAATTTATAAAGGTGATGGCGTTAACCAAAATGGAGAATTTACTCCTACAAATAGTTTAGTTGGATTTAATGTTATTTGGTATGTTTATGAAGATAATAATGGTTGTACTGATTCTGCTTCAACCGTTATTCAGGTTGAAAACTGCTGTACTGAAACAGTTACGGCATTAGTAGATGACAATGAAGTTTGCGAAGGGGAACCATTTACTTTAAGTGCACAACTTACTAATGGTACTTCAGGAACTTATCTGTGGTATGACATTAATGAGAATTATTTATTTGCAGGAGATTCAACGATTGCTTCAGCAAATCTTGCTGATGGTAAAGCTTATATTGTAGAGGCTACATATAATTCTTCTTGTGTGGATAGAGATACTGTGGTGGTTGAAGTTAACGAAACCTATACAGTAAACGAAAATGCAGAAGTTGATACAACAATCTGTGAAGCCGATCTTCCTTTCAATTATGAAGGAACTGAATTTACTGCTGCCGATTCGAAAGACATTACTTTCCAAACCGTTAATGGTTGCGACAGTATTGTTACGGTGAACTTAACAGTAAATCCGACTTTCCTGGCCAGCGAAACAACGCCGGTTGATACCACAATCTGTGAAGCCGATCTTCCTTTCAATTATGAAGGAACTGAATTTACTGCTGCCGATTCGAAAGACATTACTTTCCAAACCGTAAACGGTTGCGACAGTATTGTTACGGTGAACTTAACAGTAAATCCGACTTTCCTGGCCAGCGAAACAACGCCGGTTGATACCACAATCTGTGAAGCCGATCTTCCTTTCAATTATGAAGGAACTGAATTTACTGCTGCCGATTCGAAAGACATTACTTTCCAAACCGTTAATGGTTGCGACAGTATTGTTACGGTGAACTTAACAGTAAATCCGACTTACCTGGCCAGCGAAACAACGCCGGTTGATACCACAATCTGTGAAGCCGATCTTCCTTTCAATTATGAAGGAACTGAATTTACTGCTGCCGATTCGAAAGACATTACTTTCCAAACCGTAAACGGTTGCGACAGTATTGTTACGGTGAACTTAACAGTAAATCCGACTTTCCTGGCCAGCGAAACAACGCCGGTTGATACCACAATCTGTGAAGCCGATCTTCCTTTCAATTATGAAGGAACTGAATTTACTGCTGCCGATTCGAAAGACATTACTTTCCAAACCGTAAACGGTTGCGACAGTATTGTTACGGTGAACTTAACAGTAAATCCGACTTACCTGGCCAGCGAAACAACGCCGGTTGATACCACAATCTGTGAAGCCGATCTTCCTTTCAATTATGAAGGAACTGAATTTACTGCTGCCGATTCGAAAGACATTACTTTCCAAACCGTTAACGGTTGCGACAGTATTGTTACGGTGAACTTAACAGTTAATCCGACTTTCCTGGCCAGCGAAACAACGCCGGTTGATACCACAATCTGTGAAGCCGATCTTCCTTTCAATTATGAAGGAACTGAATTTACTGCTGCCGATTCGAAAGACATTACTTTCCAAACCGTTAATGGTTGCGACAGTATTGTTACGGTGAACTTAACAGTAAATCCGACTTACCTGGCCAGCGAAACAACGCCGGTTGATACCACAATCTGTGAAGCCGATCTTCCTTTCAATTATGAAGGAACTGAATTTACTGCTGCCGATTCGAAAGACATTACTTTCCAAACCGTAAACGGTTGCGACAGTATTGTTACGGTGAACTTAACAGTAAATCCGACTTACCTGGCCAGCGAAACAACGCCGGTTGATACCACAATCTGTGAAGCCGATCTTCCTTTCAATTATGAAGGAACTGAATTTACTGCTGCCGATTCGAAAGACATTACTTTCCAAACCGTAAACGGTTGCGACAGTATTGTTACGGTGAACTTAACAGTAAATCCGACTTACCTGGCCAGCGAAACAACGCCGGTTGATACCACAATCTGTGAAGCCGATCTTCCTTTCAATTATGAAGGAACTGAATTTACTGCTGCCGATTCGAAAGACATTACTTTCCAAACCGTTAACGGTTGCGACAGTATTGTTACGGTGAACTTAACAGTAAATCCGACTTACCTGGCCAGCGAAACAACGCCGGTTGATACCACAATCTGTGAAGCCGATCTTCCTTTCAATTATGAAGGAACTGAATTTACTGCTGCCGATTCGAAAGACATTACTTTCCAAACCGTTAACGGTTGCGACAGTATTGTTACGGTGAACTTAACAGTGAATCCGACTTTCCTGGCCAGCGAAACAACGCCGGTTGATACCACAATCTGTGAAGCCGATCTTCCTTTTAATTATGAAGGAACTGAATTTACTGCTGCCGATTCGAAAGACATTACTTTCCAAACCGTAAACGGTTGCGACAGTATTGTTACGGTGAACTTAACAGTTAATCCGACTTTCCTGGCCAGCGAAACAACGCCGGTTGATACCACAATCTGTGAAGCCGATCTTCCTTTCAATTATGAAGGAACTGAATTTACTGCTGCCGATTCGAAAGACATTACTTTCCAAACCGTAAACGGTTGCGACAGTATTGTTACGGTGAACTTAACAGTAAATCCGACTTTCCTGGCCAGCGAAACAACGCCGGTTGATACCACAATCTGTGAAGCCGATCTTCCTTTTAATTATGAAGGAACTGAATTTACTGCTGCCGATTCGAAAGACATTACTTTCCAAACCGTAAACGGTTGCGACAGTATTGTTACGGTGAACTTAACAGTTAATCCGACTTTCCTGGCCAGCGAAACAACGCCGGTTGATACCACAATCTGTGAAGCCGATCTTCCTTTCAATTATGAAGGAACTGAATTTACTGCTGCCGATTCGAAAGACATTACTTTCCAAACCGTAAACGGTTGCGACAGTATTGTTACGGTGAACTTAACAGTAAATCCGACTTTCCTGGCCAGCGAAACAACGCCGGTTGATACAACAATCTGTGAAGCCGATCTTCCTTTCAATTATGAAGGAACCGAATTTACTGCTGCCGATTCGAAAGACATTACTTTCCAAACCGTAAACGGTTGCGACAGTATTGTTACGGTGAACTTAACAGTTAATCCGACTTTCCTGGCCAGCGAAACAACGCCGGTTGATACCACAATCTGTGAAGCCGATCTTCCTTTCAATTATGAAGGAACTGAATTTACTGCTGCCGATTCGAAAGACATTACTTTCCAAACCGTAAACGGTTGCGACAGTATTGTTACGGTGAACTTAACAGTGAATCCGACTTTCCTGGCCAGCGAAACAACGCCGGTTGATACCACAATCTGTGAAGCCGATCTTCCTTTCAATTATGAAGGAACTGAATTTACTGCTGCCGATTCGAAAGACATTACTTTCCAAACCGTTAATGGTTGCGACAGTATTGTTACGGTGAACTTAACAGTAAATCCGACTTACCTGGCCAGCGAAACAACGCCGGTTGATACCACAATCTGTGAAGCCGATCTTCCTTTCAATTATGAAGGAACTCAATTTACTGCTGCCGATTCGAAAGACATTACTTTCCAAACCGTAAACGGTTGCGACAGTATTGTTACGGTGAACTTAACAGTAAATCCGACTTTCCTGGCCAGCGAAACAACGCCGGTTGATACCACAATCTGTGAAGCCGATCTTCCTTTCAATTATGAAGGAACTGAATTTACTGCTGCCGATTCGAAAGACATTACTTTCCAAACCGTAAACGGTTGCGACAGTATTGTTACGGTGACACTGACCGTATTGGAAAGTACTTCCAGCAGAGTTGAAGTTGCCGAATGCGATTCATACACATGGAACGGAACCACTTACAACGAAAGCGGTACTTATACATTCGAAACAACAAATGCTGCCGGTTGTGATTCTGTTGCAACGCTGGTATTAACCATACTTGAAAGTGGAGAACAAACCATTACAAGAACGGAATGTAACAGTTATACATTTAACGGAACTACATACAACGAAAGTGGAACATACACCATTATCACTGAAAATAACAATGGATGTACACTTACAACTACATTAAATCTAACAATTCTTGAAACTACTTACGGTACAGATACACAAACGGTTTGTAACGAGTTCACCTGGATTGACGGTAACACTTATACTGAAAACAACAACACTGCAACTTACACCATAGAAAACGCTGCAGGTTGTGATTCGATTGTTACATTAGATCTGACAATTCTTGATCCGATTGAGTTAACCAGCGAAGCAAGCGACTTAACAGTTGAATGCGACGGACTGGGTAATACTGCTGAGTTCGAGAATTGGCTACTTTCAAATGGTGCTACAGGAACTGCCGACGTTGGAGTTGGAGACATCACCTGGAGCAACGATTATGAAGGTTTAACTTCAGGTTGTGGTAACACAGGCGAAACAACAGTTACATTTACCGCAATGGACGAATGTGGGAACACTGTTTCAACAACAGCTACATTTAGAATTGAAGATACTACCGCTCCTGATGTAATCTGTAACGATATAACAGTTCAGTTAGACGCCAACGGCGTGGCATCTATTTCTGTTGACGATATCGACGGTGGAACAACTGACAACTGCGGTGGTATCGACACCCTGTTTATCAGTCAGGAAAACTTCTACTGTGAAAACCTTGGTGAAAACGTAGTAACATTAACTGCAATTGACGAGTGTGGAAATGTTTCAACCTGTACAGCTACAGTAACTGTTGAACAAGGAGAATACGATTGTGGTGTTCAACCATTCAACGCAAATGATGATATTCTCACCTTGATTTACTGCCCGGGCGGTACAGTTTCAGGTAGCATTGACTTATTTGCCAACGATGAAGGGTTTACCCGCGAAAATGTAAGTTTCAACATACTTACTGACCTGCCGGATGGCGTAAGTGTTACCGATGGCGAATTACTTTACGTGAACGAAGCAGCAAATGAAGCTGTTCTTACCTTCACTTATTCAGTTTGCCATACCGTTAATACTGAAAACTGCGACACGGCAGAGGTAACAATCCACGTTCTTTTAGATACAGACTGCGACGGTATTCCTAATAGGGATGATATTGATGATGATGATGATGGTATTTTAGATATTATCGAAGAGGAAAATGCATTAAATCAAACAACTCTGGATTCTGATGGCGACGGTATTGTTGACCGTTTGGATATAGATTCTGATAATGACGGAATTCCTGATAATATCGAGTGGCAACAGAACATCGAAGAAGGTATTCTATACGGTTCTTACTCTTATGGTACTGATATGGGATACGATTATTACCCGCCACTGGGTACCGATGAAAACAGCGATGGTTGGGACGACCGATACGATAGAGATGGTTTCACTTACGAACCTGTCGATATGGATGGCGACGGAACACCAGACTACCTTGATATAGACTCGGATGGCGATGGACTTGAAGACTGGATAGAAGGTTGGGATGCTGCTCCGCACGATACAATTGCCGATACAGATATTGGCGCTACTGATTCTGACGGTGATGGTTTATTCGACAATTACGACTCGTACGACACCAGCGAAGAATGGTTGCACGGATTAAATGCAATTGGTTCGTTTGCTCCGCTACAGGATATGGCCGCTGATACTGCCAATAACATCCGCGACTGGAGAGATGTTATCGAACCTTCTGAGCAAACTCCGGAACCATTGGCTAGTTCCCCATATATACCCGACGGATTCTCACCAAATCAGGATAGTTATAATGATTACTTCCAAATTGTAATGCGAGATGAAGCCGGAACGACTTTCGATAATTTTGGTGAAGCATTCCCTGATGCAAAAATAGAGATCTATAACCGCTGGGGGAACCGAATATATCAAAAGGCTAATTATGGAAACTATAATGAATGGGGAACCACAGAAGCCTGGTGGGACGGAACATCGATGCACGATATGCAGATTGGTAACGACAAACTGCCAACAGCTACTTACTTCTACATTCTCTATCTGAATAATGGAAGTGAACCAATTACAGGATCAATATTCCTAAATAATTAATTGATTGATAATTAATGAATGTTAAATCTGAAAAAATTAAAATGATGAAAGCAAAATTAAATATAATCAAAGGTTTAGGGATTCTGGCAATAGTAGTAGCTGCATTTACCTCAAATGCCCAGCAAGACCCAATGTATACACAATACATGTTCAATACTCAAACCATTAATCCGGCTTATGCCGGTACATGGGAATCGGTAGGATTTATGGCGCTTGGCCGCCACCAGTGGACCGGATGGGACGGTGCTCCCGAAACATATACATTTACATTTCAGGCACCACTAAAGAATGAGCGTGTTGCTCTGGGGCTTGACCTGATCAGCGATAAAGTGGGATTGGAAAAACGATTCTATATGTTTGCCGACTATTCCTACCTGGTGCCGATTAGTGAGAAAACGAATCTGCGATTGGGGCTAAAAGGTGGGTTTACCAATTATTCAAATAATTTAAATGAATATGGTACTGTTGATCCGGGTGATCCTAACTTTGTTGGAGAAATAAAAAATGCCTTCAAACCTAATTTCGGAGTTGGTGCTTTCTTATACAGTAAAAGAGCTTTTGTTGGATTTTCGATTCCAAAACTGGTAAGTACCAAATTCGAAAACGACATGGAAACGTTTTCGGTAGAAGGCGAATTGAGACATTACTTCCTGATTGCAGGAGCGGTATTCGACCTTGGTGAGAACTTAAAGTTTAAACCTACTGCTTTTACAAAAGCCTCGTTTACTTCTGAAACCGGAACTCCTGTTCAGTTCGACCTAACAGGAAACTTCCTGATTAAAGAAAGACTGTGGTTAGGAGCCATGTGGCGATCGGGCGATTCTTACGGATTTATTGCGCAGTTCCTTTTTGCCGATAAACTTCGATTGGGATATGCCATTGATTTTTCAACATCAAACCTGAAAAATTACAACAATGGGACTCACGAAGTAATGATCTCTTACGAGTTAAGATTTAAGAAAGAAAAAGTTGTATCGCCTAGATACTTCTAGAAAAATATTTTGATGTTGTGTTTAAAACCCGAGTCGCAACTTTCTTTGTTGTGGCTTGGGTTTTGTTTTTTTATGATCTTCAACCAAATCATCAATAACTGGTAAACAACGTCCACACGAAGTTCCGGCACGCGTTAACGACTGAATTTGGGAAGTAGAATCAGCTCCTTTTT
It includes:
- a CDS encoding PorP/SprF family type IX secretion system membrane protein, with protein sequence MMKAKLNIIKGLGILAIVVAAFTSNAQQDPMYTQYMFNTQTINPAYAGTWESVGFMALGRHQWTGWDGAPETYTFTFQAPLKNERVALGLDLISDKVGLEKRFYMFADYSYLVPISEKTNLRLGLKGGFTNYSNNLNEYGTVDPGDPNFVGEIKNAFKPNFGVGAFLYSKRAFVGFSIPKLVSTKFENDMETFSVEGELRHYFLIAGAVFDLGENLKFKPTAFTKASFTSETGTPVQFDLTGNFLIKERLWLGAMWRSGDSYGFIAQFLFADKLRLGYAIDFSTSNLKNYNNGTHEVMISYELRFKKEKVVSPRYF
- a CDS encoding PorP/SprF family type IX secretion system membrane protein, with protein sequence MMKAKLNIIKGLGILAIVVAAFTSNAQQDPMYTQYMFNTQTINPAYAGTWESVGFMALGRHQWTGWDGAPETYTFTFQAPLKNERVALGLDLISDKVGLEKRFYMFADYSYLVPISEKTNLRLGLKGGFTNYSNNLNEYGTVDPGDPNFVGEIKNAFKPNFGVGAFLYSKRAFVGFSIPKLVSTKFENDMETFSVEGELRHYFLIAGAVFDLGENLKFKPTAFTKASFTSETGTPVQFDLTGNFLIKERLWLGAMWRSGDSYGFIAQFLFADKLRLGYAIDFSTSNLKNYNNGTHEVMISYELRFKKEKVVSPRYF
- a CDS encoding T9SS type B sorting domain-containing protein translates to MKTFLPKLKISQTLLLVIGFVLFIPTVNYAQVDTTTQIVDQFFDYDQLGGPVYIGEVEPFTLPADNTLMKSAMIKTSPILLKSTVHTELEWPDPGSVHIEKYATPTGTEGRWKITVKVEGKNIPTTTDVVLVIDDSGSMGTTKMNAAKNAASDFVDELLTGTTGIRIAVVTINGGSAGSGTPEVDQGFTSNIGYLQGAIDDIDSDGGTNLQGGFYAAKQLVASSTADKQVVILLSDGVPTYSYQSNVTSSVTPVLTQCWPPEWDYTPDEIEDNYLFVNSSNYNNVVGSGGDFDFTLFSVQEQCYNGGWRTRTFSAGNHGIPTKYEAALVMANADVYTIGFDVPSNGDAEDVLMGSQNKGYFPANSGNISNIYSEIRSNISFAASNSILTDPMSTYIVLEAGGAPTYTQLPTTTGDVVVTKGSVTATQNGYVLNDPDNPASGNSSIIKWQLAWNIGTVSEQGDSMYYYVNMAPNTDPTILYPANDKTYLDYTDVNEDPNAHQETEGDFSVPWVSGGKGSIEIHYYLVNSSGQPISSNGTVVTDPKFAYQIPQSGSSSSLFNDGSGTALDVNQSYSVAPQTPLNSSNGTTYVVHSNYNTSQNITLTSSEPNKDAWFGYTIGCIGTVNATYTSTCVGSPLQLTATTTNITDGTYSWTGPDGFTSDQQNPIVPAGVAGTYSVGIEYNNGNCTISDDVVVTLEEGPAVSIEGDVHVCAGSDINLYEVGGEATSWSWTGPNGYTSTDSTPTFATTTSDNFSGFFVVTASNGTCTTKDSIQVIVTNSVISKTGCPTDIVECADEIVDNNLVKYIEWQTPNFGLNCLGGESGNYSFVMEFGLPEVKWACWEFNSVQRVGNNSGVVNLWQSNGTGDPYILSPTVYLEPGLDVFMDIYAPTGENFDWTLILVDETNQEHVVNSTPITGDNTTKNYSISIPNTFVDGAYKLKFKFSENGSGEPKKSVVDNIYFDAIILDNAGCEGGIEFIVEGPRPGYFPIINDSTLTYTATYTPSSGDPIVETCSFKVTVEGIDASSSSTDAKCGEDNGTITINATPYSSSPNLEYSLNGGIWTSFSGTNTTIEDLAPGNYTINVRDISTAGNCELLSLLNEEIEALPQTDVTIGEFGPYCSDAPSITLNGQPAGGIYKGDGVNQNGEFTPTNSLVGFNVIWYVYEDNNGCTDSASTVIQVENCCTETVTALVDDNEVCEGEPFTLSAQLTNGTSGTYLWYDINENYLFAGDSTIASANLADGKAYIVEATYNSSCVDRDTVVVEVNETYTVNENAEVDTTICEADLPFNYEGTEFTAADSKDITFQTVNGCDSIVTVNLTVNPTFLASETTPVDTTICEADLPFNYEGTEFTAADSKDITFQTVNGCDSIVTVNLTVNPTFLASETTPVDTTICEADLPFNYEGTEFTAADSKDITFQTVNGCDSIVTVNLTVNPTYLASETTPVDTTICEADLPFNYEGTEFTAADSKDITFQTVNGCDSIVTVNLTVNPTFLASETTPVDTTICEADLPFNYEGTEFTAADSKDITFQTVNGCDSIVTVNLTVNPTYLASETTPVDTTICEADLPFNYEGTEFTAADSKDITFQTVNGCDSIVTVNLTVNPTFLASETTPVDTTICEADLPFNYEGTEFTAADSKDITFQTVNGCDSIVTVNLTVNPTYLASETTPVDTTICEADLPFNYEGTEFTAADSKDITFQTVNGCDSIVTVNLTVNPTYLASETTPVDTTICEADLPFNYEGTEFTAADSKDITFQTVNGCDSIVTVNLTVNPTYLASETTPVDTTICEADLPFNYEGTEFTAADSKDITFQTVNGCDSIVTVNLTVNPTYLASETTPVDTTICEADLPFNYEGTEFTAADSKDITFQTVNGCDSIVTVNLTVNPTFLASETTPVDTTICEADLPFNYEGTEFTAADSKDITFQTVNGCDSIVTVNLTVNPTFLASETTPVDTTICEADLPFNYEGTEFTAADSKDITFQTVNGCDSIVTVNLTVNPTFLASETTPVDTTICEADLPFNYEGTEFTAADSKDITFQTVNGCDSIVTVNLTVNPTFLASETTPVDTTICEADLPFNYEGTEFTAADSKDITFQTVNGCDSIVTVNLTVNPTFLASETTPVDTTICEADLPFNYEGTEFTAADSKDITFQTVNGCDSIVTVNLTVNPTFLASETTPVDTTICEADLPFNYEGTEFTAADSKDITFQTVNGCDSIVTVNLTVNPTFLASETTPVDTTICEADLPFNYEGTEFTAADSKDITFQTVNGCDSIVTVNLTVNPTYLASETTPVDTTICEADLPFNYEGTQFTAADSKDITFQTVNGCDSIVTVNLTVNPTFLASETTPVDTTICEADLPFNYEGTEFTAADSKDITFQTVNGCDSIVTVTLTVLESTSSRVEVAECDSYTWNGTTYNESGTYTFETTNAAGCDSVATLVLTILESGEQTITRTECNSYTFNGTTYNESGTYTIITENNNGCTLTTTLNLTILETTYGTDTQTVCNEFTWIDGNTYTENNNTATYTIENAAGCDSIVTLDLTILDPIELTSEASDLTVECDGLGNTAEFENWLLSNGATGTADVGVGDITWSNDYEGLTSGCGNTGETTVTFTAMDECGNTVSTTATFRIEDTTAPDVICNDITVQLDANGVASISVDDIDGGTTDNCGGIDTLFISQENFYCENLGENVVTLTAIDECGNVSTCTATVTVEQGEYDCGVQPFNANDDILTLIYCPGGTVSGSIDLFANDEGFTRENVSFNILTDLPDGVSVTDGELLYVNEAANEAVLTFTYSVCHTVNTENCDTAEVTIHVLLDTDCDGIPNRDDIDDDDDGILDIIEEENALNQTTLDSDGDGIVDRLDIDSDNDGIPDNIEWQQNIEEGILYGSYSYGTDMGYDYYPPLGTDENSDGWDDRYDRDGFTYEPVDMDGDGTPDYLDIDSDGDGLEDWIEGWDAAPHDTIADTDIGATDSDGDGLFDNYDSYDTSEEWLHGLNAIGSFAPLQDMAADTANNIRDWRDVIEPSEQTPEPLASSPYIPDGFSPNQDSYNDYFQIVMRDEAGTTFDNFGEAFPDAKIEIYNRWGNRIYQKANYGNYNEWGTTEAWWDGTSMHDMQIGNDKLPTATYFYILYLNNGSEPITGSIFLNN